In one Novosphingopyxis iocasae genomic region, the following are encoded:
- a CDS encoding energy transducer TonB, whose translation MAYADQEMSNTKLVSIVIVVIIHVLIGYAVITGLAYQAVKKVAQDLNVVEVQEEEPPPPPPEEPPPPEPDPQPQVDPPIVSPPPIVKTPSPPPPVATVRDIPPAAPVTPTFNKIGPVPKLAPPPPPPPPPPPPPPPQRANPEPSNNPGGWVTQNDYPSRALREGATGTTGFRLTVGSNGRVSGCSITSSSGSSELDDAACRNATRRARFKPALDSQGNPTTGSYTTRVRWEIPD comes from the coding sequence ATGGCCTATGCAGACCAGGAAATGAGCAATACTAAGCTCGTTTCGATCGTAATCGTTGTCATCATCCATGTGCTGATCGGGTATGCTGTTATCACCGGTCTGGCATATCAGGCGGTGAAAAAGGTGGCACAAGATCTGAACGTCGTGGAGGTTCAGGAAGAGGAGCCGCCGCCACCGCCGCCGGAAGAGCCGCCGCCACCGGAGCCCGATCCGCAGCCGCAAGTCGATCCGCCGATCGTCTCGCCGCCGCCGATCGTGAAGACACCGTCGCCGCCGCCGCCGGTTGCTACCGTTCGGGATATCCCGCCGGCAGCGCCTGTGACGCCGACGTTTAACAAGATCGGTCCGGTTCCGAAGCTGGCTCCGCCGCCGCCACCTCCGCCGCCTCCGCCCCCGCCGCCGCCTCCGCAGCGCGCGAACCCGGAGCCGTCGAACAATCCTGGCGGCTGGGTTACGCAGAACGACTATCCGTCGCGTGCGCTACGTGAAGGAGCGACCGGCACCACCGGTTTCCGTCTGACCGTGGGCTCTAACGGCCGCGTGAGCGGGTGCTCCATCACCAGCTCGAGCGGAAGTAGTGAGCTCGACGATGCGGCGTGCCGTAACGCAACCCGGCGTGCCCGCTTCAAGCCGGCGCTGGATTCACAGGGCAATCCCACAACGGGCAGCTATACCACGCGCGTTCGCTGGGAAATTCCGGATTAA
- a CDS encoding MotA/TolQ/ExbB proton channel family protein — MSIELLSAAAGGSQNKFGLLEALNEGGFISWAIFVVLVIMSVGSFYILFTKLFEQQKVINQGKKARAGFWRASSLKEGSTKLEKNSAYKQLVDDGLHAQERHGQMTDQQEAHDYLHGSLARSEASINTKLNSGLAFLATVGATAPFVGLLGTVIGIYSALIKIGIAGQASIDAVAGPVGEALIMTALGLFVAVPAVLAYNWLQSRNKYILRDLNSFSNDLLAYMGSDGRVKPQIATNTSTATKPVTKSSGQAGGVQSPAVKPGTTERPGTTTTKR, encoded by the coding sequence ATGTCCATTGAACTCTTGAGCGCTGCAGCCGGTGGCTCGCAGAACAAGTTCGGCCTCTTGGAGGCTCTTAACGAAGGCGGTTTCATCAGCTGGGCGATCTTTGTCGTCCTGGTGATTATGTCGGTCGGTTCCTTCTACATCCTGTTCACCAAGCTGTTCGAACAGCAGAAGGTGATCAATCAGGGCAAGAAGGCCCGCGCCGGTTTCTGGCGTGCGTCCAGCCTGAAGGAAGGCTCGACCAAGCTGGAAAAGAACAGTGCTTACAAGCAGCTCGTCGATGACGGCCTGCATGCGCAAGAGCGTCACGGCCAGATGACCGACCAGCAGGAAGCGCATGATTACCTGCATGGTTCGCTCGCTCGTTCGGAAGCGTCGATCAACACCAAGCTCAACAGCGGTCTAGCGTTTCTCGCTACCGTGGGTGCAACGGCACCGTTCGTCGGCCTGCTCGGCACCGTGATCGGCATCTACTCGGCGCTCATCAAGATCGGTATCGCCGGTCAGGCATCGATCGACGCCGTGGCCGGCCCGGTTGGTGAGGCGCTCATCATGACGGCGCTCGGCCTGTTCGTGGCCGTTCCTGCGGTGCTTGCTTACAACTGGCTCCAGAGCCGCAACAAGTACATCCTGCGTGATCTCAACAGCTTCTCCAACGACCTCCTCGCCTATATGGGTTCGGATGGCCGCGTGAAGCCGCAGATCGCTACCAACACGTCGACTGCCACTAAGCCGGTGACCAAGTCTTCCGGTCAGGCCGGGGGCGTACAGTCCCCGGCGGTGAAGCCCGGCACGACCGAGCGTCCCGGCACGACCACGACGAAGCGTTAA
- a CDS encoding ExbD/TolR family protein, producing MAISSGGGGAETPMSDINTTPLVDVMLVLLIIFLIAIPVVIQTVDLELPVVKFEPTITKPENVLLAVSATDVNGIDPGEPGFEGASPNGQCRVYWNVTPIDSTELVDRAVKKLEAEIDALGGPAAIESGQVAPEDLPEVHIRGDINTPYRCIGGAIYQMQSAGFSKVGFISTPIEIQTAL from the coding sequence ATGGCCATCAGTTCGGGAGGCGGAGGCGCAGAGACGCCGATGTCCGACATCAACACGACGCCGCTCGTGGACGTCATGCTGGTGCTTCTCATCATCTTCCTCATCGCTATTCCGGTCGTGATCCAGACGGTTGATCTCGAATTGCCGGTTGTAAAGTTCGAGCCGACCATCACGAAGCCGGAGAACGTTCTGCTCGCGGTCAGCGCGACGGACGTGAACGGTATCGATCCTGGTGAGCCGGGTTTCGAAGGTGCATCGCCGAACGGCCAGTGCCGGGTCTATTGGAACGTGACGCCGATCGATTCGACCGAGCTGGTCGACCGCGCCGTCAAGAAGCTTGAGGCCGAGATCGATGCACTAGGCGGGCCGGCTGCGATTGAATCGGGTCAGGTCGCTCCGGAAGATCTGCCGGAGGTGCACATCCGCGGTGACATCAACACCCCGTATCGCTGCATCGGCGGTGCGATCTACCAGATGCAATCTGCCGGTTTCTCGAAGGTCGGGTTCATTTCCACGCCGATCGAGATTCAGACCGCCCTGTAA
- a CDS encoding ExbD/TolR family protein, which yields MAMSGGRDDGAPMMEMNTTPLIDVMLVLLIMFIITIPVQTHAVKIDLPVDSSNPPPLVDPVVNKVIITPDDVIQWNGQPITLQQFDQLLQESRQMTPEPELQFQPSATTRYVIVDEALASIKRSGITKFGFVGNEQFRQFGKAAVMPK from the coding sequence ATGGCAATGAGCGGTGGTCGCGACGACGGCGCCCCCATGATGGAGATGAACACGACGCCGCTGATCGACGTCATGCTCGTGCTTCTCATCATGTTCATCATCACCATTCCGGTACAGACGCACGCGGTGAAGATCGATCTGCCGGTCGATAGCAGCAACCCGCCGCCGCTGGTCGATCCCGTGGTGAACAAAGTGATCATTACGCCGGACGACGTCATCCAGTGGAACGGCCAGCCGATTACCTTGCAGCAGTTCGACCAGTTGCTTCAGGAATCGCGGCAGATGACGCCGGAGCCTGAATTGCAGTTCCAGCCTTCCGCGACCACACGCTATGTGATCGTCGACGAGGCGCTGGCGTCGATCAAGCGCTCGGGCATCACCAAGTTCGGGTTTGTCGGAAATGAGCAGTTCCGCCAGTTTGGCAAAGCTGCGGTCATGCCCAAATAA
- a CDS encoding serine hydrolase domain-containing protein, with protein sequence MVRKAVTLGLALAVTPLGSAAQAEPARQLFDEWLGAFNSGDSSAIKAFSRAHLDDPLAVTQRNQRTETCGFDLVRVEKDEGTAFSALLAERCFPTLSRLSFTVADDGETLREFNLQPFAMAPERAWAATTDIAKRLAERDEFAGSIIVVRDGEAPWMLSRGSFSHDDPRPITADTPMFLASAGKMFTAVAILQLVEQGKVALDAPLSRYLPDYPNREMAKVTIRQLLNHRGGTGDAGILQREDAANRAWVRTIDDLIKLNGNRAPAFTPGSQSDYSNYGFILLGAVIERVSGERYPDFIQTHVFAPAGMTEAGYPDRDHMADVPVGYSTFFESEPEAIPSTEALPWSGSAAGGGVASANDLVRFFAALQAGKLVSAETLAMATVPGDTPWYGLGFVVQEGKHPLWGHGGFSYGMSVAAQRFPKDGRTFICIATRDMACDRLIYAWFDRTFGLTE encoded by the coding sequence ATGGTGCGAAAAGCAGTGACGTTGGGCTTGGCTCTGGCAGTCACGCCCCTGGGAAGCGCGGCGCAGGCCGAACCGGCCCGCCAGCTCTTCGATGAATGGCTCGGCGCGTTCAATTCGGGTGATAGTTCGGCGATCAAGGCCTTCTCTCGCGCGCATCTGGACGATCCGCTGGCGGTGACCCAGCGAAATCAGCGCACCGAAACCTGCGGCTTCGATCTGGTGCGCGTGGAGAAAGACGAGGGCACCGCCTTCAGCGCGCTGCTGGCCGAGCGCTGCTTTCCGACGCTGTCCCGCCTCTCCTTCACCGTGGCCGACGACGGCGAGACGCTGCGCGAATTCAATTTGCAGCCGTTCGCGATGGCACCGGAGCGAGCCTGGGCGGCAACAACGGACATCGCGAAAAGGCTGGCTGAGCGGGACGAATTCGCCGGATCAATCATCGTGGTGCGGGATGGCGAGGCACCGTGGATGCTGTCCCGTGGCAGCTTTTCACATGACGATCCGCGGCCGATCACAGCTGATACGCCCATGTTTCTGGCCTCGGCGGGGAAAATGTTCACCGCGGTCGCGATCCTTCAGCTGGTCGAACAGGGCAAGGTGGCGCTGGACGCGCCGCTGTCACGTTATCTGCCGGACTATCCGAACCGGGAGATGGCGAAGGTGACCATCCGGCAGCTGCTGAACCATCGCGGCGGCACCGGCGATGCAGGGATATTGCAGCGCGAGGATGCGGCCAACCGCGCCTGGGTTCGCACGATCGACGATCTGATCAAACTTAACGGCAACCGGGCTCCTGCTTTCACGCCAGGCAGTCAGAGCGATTATTCGAACTACGGCTTTATCCTGCTCGGCGCGGTGATCGAGCGCGTGTCCGGCGAACGCTATCCGGACTTCATCCAGACCCATGTCTTCGCACCCGCGGGAATGACCGAAGCGGGTTATCCCGACCGCGATCACATGGCGGACGTCCCGGTGGGCTACTCCACCTTTTTCGAGAGCGAGCCTGAAGCCATTCCTAGCACCGAAGCGCTACCCTGGAGCGGATCCGCGGCGGGCGGCGGCGTCGCGAGCGCCAACGATCTGGTTCGCTTCTTCGCCGCGCTACAGGCAGGCAAACTGGTCTCCGCGGAAACGCTCGCGATGGCCACGGTGCCCGGTGACACACCCTGGTACGGCCTGGGCTTCGTGGTGCAGGAGGGCAAGCATCCGCTCTGGGGCCATGGCGGCTTCTCCTACGGCATGAGTGTGGCCGCCCAGCGCTTTCCGAAAGACGGGCGCACCTTTATCTGCATCGCGACGCGCGACATGGCCTGCGACCGTCTGATCTACGCCTGGTTCGACCGCACGTTCGGCCTGACCGAATGA
- a CDS encoding response regulator, with product MANTMRGDALKGRDILVVEDEPTIALDLQIALEDHGASVRTARTLARALERVEAQAPDAAILDVTLGQEKTCEPVARALQKLGVPFLLHSGDLDRQGELIHRLGAPVIAKPAANRELIERLSELLA from the coding sequence ATGGCCAACACAATGCGTGGAGACGCCCTGAAGGGGCGCGATATCCTCGTGGTCGAGGACGAGCCGACGATTGCGCTCGATCTGCAGATCGCGCTGGAGGACCATGGCGCTTCGGTCCGCACCGCGCGGACATTGGCACGTGCGCTGGAACGCGTGGAAGCTCAGGCACCGGATGCGGCGATCCTCGATGTGACATTGGGTCAGGAAAAGACCTGCGAGCCGGTGGCGCGCGCGTTGCAAAAGCTTGGCGTTCCCTTCCTGCTGCATTCGGGCGATCTGGACCGGCAGGGCGAGCTGATCCACCGGCTTGGCGCGCCGGTTATCGCCAAGCCTGCCGCGAACCGCGAATTGATCGAACGACTGAGCGAGCTGCTCGCCTGA
- a CDS encoding PAS domain-containing protein: MAEKYDQSMEAFDDSPGRFRSVQNTERFSGASGLLFEQAMAQTRMAICLTDPNQEDDPIVFCNRAFRELTGYDEDEIVGHNCRFLQGPDSDPETVARLRKAVENREVTVVELLNYRKDGTAFWNALHVGPIYDDDDNLKYLFGSQWDVTDVHAARADERHAKMMARELSHRVKNMFSVISAIVNMAGRDRGQEEMADWITSRIQALGRAYETTLDEASSGSIGVGQMMRAVLGPYDGGGENISYRGEPIKLDTNIVSMLGLTLHELATNAIKYGALSTDHGKVTIEWEAEDGELAIDWRENGGPAVTEPPEGKGSGSNIVRRLLAAAEGTIRYDWQPQGLHVCVRVPLDD, from the coding sequence ATGGCAGAGAAATACGACCAGTCCATGGAAGCGTTCGACGATTCGCCCGGCCGATTTCGCAGCGTCCAGAATACGGAGCGTTTCTCCGGCGCTTCCGGCCTGTTGTTCGAACAGGCGATGGCGCAGACGCGCATGGCGATCTGCCTGACCGATCCGAACCAGGAAGACGATCCCATCGTTTTCTGCAACCGCGCGTTCCGCGAGCTGACCGGCTATGACGAGGATGAGATCGTCGGCCATAATTGCCGCTTCCTGCAGGGCCCGGACAGCGACCCCGAAACCGTGGCTCGCCTCCGCAAGGCGGTGGAAAACCGCGAAGTTACCGTGGTGGAGCTGCTGAATTACCGCAAGGACGGCACGGCCTTCTGGAATGCGCTGCATGTCGGCCCGATCTATGACGACGACGACAATCTGAAATATCTTTTCGGCAGCCAGTGGGACGTCACCGATGTGCACGCCGCGCGCGCCGACGAACGCCATGCCAAGATGATGGCGCGCGAGCTCAGCCACCGCGTGAAGAACATGTTCTCGGTCATCTCCGCCATCGTCAACATGGCCGGGCGCGACCGGGGGCAGGAGGAGATGGCCGACTGGATCACATCGCGTATCCAGGCGCTGGGCCGCGCGTACGAAACCACGCTCGACGAGGCGAGCTCGGGCAGTATCGGCGTCGGCCAGATGATGCGCGCGGTGCTTGGCCCTTATGACGGCGGCGGCGAGAATATCAGCTATCGGGGTGAGCCGATAAAGCTGGACACCAACATCGTATCGATGCTCGGCCTGACGCTGCATGAGCTGGCGACGAACGCCATCAAATATGGCGCGCTCAGCACCGACCACGGCAAGGTGACGATCGAATGGGAAGCCGAAGACGGCGAGCTCGCGATCGACTGGCGCGAAAACGGCGGCCCCGCGGTCACCGAGCCGCCCGAAGGCAAAGGCAGCGGATCGAACATCGTGCGCCGCCTGCTCGCCGCCGCCGAAGGCACCATCCGTTACGACTGGCAGCCGCAGGGCCTGCATGTGTGCGTGCGCGTTCCGCTGGATGACTGA
- a CDS encoding ABC transporter transmembrane domain-containing protein: MARRPTKAAIEPGSARKLGSLKIVFRYLLNYPKQLAFAAASLLLAALATLAIPRQLQQMVDKGFGSSTGDIAPYFHYMFMIVGVLAIATAARFYFVSWLGERVVADIRRAVQDNLLRQAPRFFEENRPSEIASRLTADTSVIEQTVGTTVSIALRNIVLGIGGIIYLFVLAPGLAAMLLIGIPLIIVPIVLIGRKVRQISRHSQDRIADVGAMVSETLGAMKIVQAFGQEPRERNRFAVAVEDSFDTARRRIKWRAGLTLVVISMIFGAITGIMWEGATDVVSGQLTGGTITAFIFAGVLTASSFGALTEVWGDILRGAGAASRLGELLQAEPDIARPAKAVDMPAPRGSLAFDHVTFRYPTRPDDRALDDFTLTVEPGETVAVVGPSGAGKSTLFQLALRFYDPQRGSIRIDGVPLANADPAELRRRIAYVPQETVLFAASARDNLRYGRWDAEDEELWEAARLANAESFLRGLPQGLDTYLGEGGARLSGGQRQRIAIARAMLRKAPILLLDEATSALDAESERLVQDALDRLMADRTTVVIAHRLATVRSADRIVVMDEGRIVEQGSHLELEGAGGLYERLARLQFEHGSA, translated from the coding sequence ATGGCACGGCGTCCCACGAAAGCTGCGATCGAACCGGGGTCCGCCCGCAAGCTCGGCAGCCTCAAGATCGTTTTCCGTTATCTTCTGAATTACCCGAAGCAGCTGGCCTTTGCCGCCGCCTCGCTTCTGCTGGCGGCGCTGGCGACGCTCGCCATCCCGCGCCAGTTGCAGCAGATGGTGGACAAGGGCTTCGGCTCCTCCACCGGCGATATCGCGCCCTATTTCCATTACATGTTCATGATCGTGGGCGTGCTGGCCATCGCCACCGCCGCGCGCTTCTATTTCGTCAGCTGGCTGGGCGAGCGGGTGGTGGCCGATATCCGCCGCGCGGTGCAGGACAATCTGCTGCGACAGGCGCCCCGCTTCTTCGAGGAAAACCGGCCGAGCGAAATTGCCTCTCGCCTCACCGCGGACACCTCGGTGATCGAACAGACCGTGGGCACCACCGTTTCCATCGCGTTGCGCAATATCGTGCTGGGCATCGGCGGGATCATCTATCTGTTCGTGCTCGCCCCGGGCCTGGCCGCCATGCTGCTGATCGGCATTCCGCTGATCATCGTGCCGATCGTGCTGATCGGCCGGAAGGTGCGCCAGATCTCCCGCCACAGCCAGGATCGGATCGCCGATGTCGGCGCGATGGTGTCCGAAACGCTGGGCGCGATGAAGATCGTGCAGGCCTTCGGGCAGGAACCGCGCGAGCGCAACCGCTTTGCCGTCGCGGTGGAAGACAGCTTCGATACGGCGCGGCGGCGGATCAAATGGCGCGCGGGGCTGACGCTTGTCGTCATCAGCATGATTTTCGGCGCGATCACCGGAATCATGTGGGAGGGTGCGACGGACGTTGTCTCCGGGCAGCTGACCGGCGGCACCATCACCGCCTTCATCTTTGCCGGCGTGCTCACCGCCTCCAGCTTCGGCGCACTGACCGAAGTGTGGGGCGATATTCTGCGCGGTGCGGGCGCGGCGAGCCGTCTCGGCGAACTGCTGCAGGCCGAACCGGACATCGCGCGGCCCGCCAAGGCCGTCGACATGCCCGCCCCGCGCGGCAGCCTGGCCTTCGATCACGTCACCTTCCGCTATCCCACCCGGCCGGACGACCGCGCGCTCGACGATTTCACCCTGACCGTGGAGCCCGGTGAGACGGTGGCCGTCGTCGGCCCCTCGGGCGCGGGCAAGTCCACGCTGTTCCAGCTGGCCTTGCGCTTCTACGATCCGCAGCGCGGCAGCATCCGCATCGATGGCGTGCCGCTCGCCAATGCCGATCCCGCGGAACTGCGCCGCCGCATTGCCTATGTGCCGCAGGAAACCGTGCTGTTTGCCGCCAGCGCGCGCGACAATCTGCGCTATGGCCGCTGGGACGCGGAGGACGAGGAATTGTGGGAAGCCGCACGCCTCGCCAATGCCGAAAGCTTCCTGCGCGGCCTTCCGCAGGGCCTCGACACCTATCTGGGCGAAGGCGGCGCGCGGCTTTCCGGCGGGCAACGCCAGCGCATTGCCATCGCCCGCGCCATGCTACGCAAGGCGCCGATCCTGCTGCTGGACGAAGCCACCAGCGCGCTGGACGCGGAGAGCGAGCGGCTGGTGCAAGACGCGCTCGACCGGTTGATGGCGGACCGCACCACTGTCGTGATCGCCCACCGCCTGGCCACGGTGCGCTCGGCCGACCGGATCGTGGTGATGGACGAAGGCCGCATCGTCGAACAGGGCAGCCATCTGGAGCTGGAAGGCGCGGGCGGATTGTACGAACGGCTGGCCCGTCTTCAGTTCGAACATGGTTCCGCCTGA
- a CDS encoding polyhydroxyalkanoate depolymerase, which translates to MLYASYEFQRSLLAGASVFANMGANLLTNPLNPLSYVGAGPVVASALDVFAHAASPRGKPAFGIDAAELDGKTVAVTEEIALRKPFGQLKHFVKDGVKDQPRLLIVAPMSGHFATLLRGTVERMLPGHDVYITDWRDAKNVPVEAGSFDLDDYIDYIVEFLEEIGPGAHMLAVCQPSVPCYAATAFMTQDENPCVPRTLTLMGGPIDTREAPTAVNTLATERPHAWFAQNVIATVPGLYPGAGRKVYPGFLQLAGFMSMNLGSHLNSHYEMFKHLVKGDEESASASKDFYEEYRSVCDMTAEFYLQTIEIVFQRHALPKGEWLHRGRLVDPGAITKTALLAIEGENDDISGLGQTKASLTLAKKLPEAEKKYYMAEGAGHYGIFNGSKWRTKIAPVVEEWIAKHND; encoded by the coding sequence ATGCTTTACGCCAGCTACGAATTTCAGCGCTCACTTCTGGCCGGTGCCAGCGTGTTTGCGAACATGGGCGCAAATTTGCTCACCAACCCGCTGAATCCGCTCAGCTATGTGGGGGCCGGCCCTGTCGTCGCCTCGGCGCTGGACGTGTTCGCGCACGCCGCCAGCCCGCGCGGCAAACCCGCTTTCGGAATCGACGCCGCGGAGTTGGACGGCAAGACCGTGGCGGTGACGGAAGAGATCGCGCTGCGCAAACCCTTCGGCCAGCTGAAGCATTTCGTAAAAGACGGCGTCAAAGACCAGCCGCGCCTGTTGATCGTGGCGCCGATGTCCGGCCATTTCGCGACGCTTTTGCGCGGCACGGTGGAGCGCATGCTGCCTGGCCATGACGTCTACATTACCGACTGGCGCGATGCGAAGAACGTGCCCGTGGAAGCGGGCAGCTTCGATCTGGACGATTATATCGACTATATCGTCGAGTTTCTGGAAGAGATCGGCCCGGGCGCGCACATGCTCGCGGTCTGTCAGCCCTCGGTGCCCTGCTACGCCGCCACCGCCTTTATGACGCAGGACGAGAACCCCTGCGTGCCGCGCACGCTCACCCTGATGGGCGGGCCGATCGACACGCGCGAGGCACCAACCGCGGTCAACACGCTTGCCACCGAGCGGCCCCACGCCTGGTTTGCGCAGAATGTGATCGCCACCGTGCCCGGCCTGTATCCCGGCGCGGGGCGCAAGGTGTATCCCGGCTTCCTGCAACTGGCGGGCTTCATGTCGATGAACCTCGGCAGCCATCTCAACAGCCATTATGAGATGTTTAAGCATCTGGTGAAGGGCGATGAGGAAAGCGCCAGCGCCAGCAAGGATTTCTACGAGGAATATCGCTCGGTCTGCGACATGACCGCCGAATTCTACCTGCAGACCATCGAGATCGTGTTTCAGCGCCATGCCCTGCCCAAGGGCGAATGGCTGCACCGCGGTCGCCTGGTCGATCCCGGCGCCATCACCAAGACCGCGCTGCTCGCCATCGAGGGCGAGAATGACGATATCAGCGGCCTCGGCCAGACCAAGGCCTCGCTGACGCTCGCCAAGAAGCTGCCTGAGGCGGAGAAGAAATATTATATGGCCGAGGGCGCGGGCCATTACGGCATCTTCAACGGCAGCAAATGGCGCACCAAGATCGCGCCCGTGGTCGAGGAATGGATCGCCAAGCACAACGATTGA
- a CDS encoding YkvA family protein has product MPQPDKTDKPSLAERLAIELVAIWLAVRDPRTPMLAKIVGWLVVAYAVSPIDLIPDFIPVIGLLDDALIVPAGLWLVERLTGAALMAEFRAAARKGGEHPAMRWGALIVLGLWAALLLAALYGWHVAAEN; this is encoded by the coding sequence ATGCCGCAGCCGGACAAAACCGACAAACCCAGTCTTGCGGAGCGCTTGGCGATCGAGCTGGTCGCGATTTGGCTGGCGGTGCGCGATCCACGCACGCCCATGCTCGCCAAGATCGTAGGCTGGCTGGTCGTCGCTTATGCGGTATCGCCGATCGATCTGATCCCGGATTTCATTCCGGTGATCGGCCTGCTTGACGACGCGCTGATCGTACCGGCGGGTCTGTGGCTGGTCGAACGATTGACCGGCGCGGCGCTGATGGCGGAATTCCGCGCGGCGGCTCGCAAGGGCGGCGAACATCCCGCGATGCGTTGGGGCGCGCTGATCGTCCTTGGACTATGGGCTGCGCTGCTGCTGGCGGCGCTTTACGGCTGGCACGTCGCCGCCGAGAACTAA
- a CDS encoding GNAT family N-acetyltransferase, whose product MDAPLITTDRLILRAQTLADFDAAYAAGQEERVHRYIGGPLTRAQAWEKFLRGPSFWSLLGYGLWTIEEQASGAYVGQIGFGRFEREIDPPLPAIPEGAWVFGPDFHGKGYGGEALAAALRWADAQLNSKLCCIIAPENEPSLRLAARHGFAETRRADYHGSETVVLERPAPGG is encoded by the coding sequence ATGGACGCCCCGCTCATCACCACCGATCGGCTGATTCTGCGCGCGCAGACGCTCGCCGATTTCGACGCGGCCTATGCCGCCGGGCAGGAAGAGCGCGTGCACCGTTATATCGGCGGGCCGCTGACGCGCGCGCAGGCGTGGGAGAAGTTTCTGCGCGGCCCCAGCTTCTGGTCGCTCCTCGGCTACGGCCTCTGGACGATCGAGGAGCAGGCGAGCGGCGCCTATGTCGGGCAGATCGGTTTTGGCCGGTTCGAGCGGGAAATCGACCCGCCACTGCCCGCCATCCCGGAGGGCGCCTGGGTGTTCGGCCCCGACTTCCATGGCAAAGGTTATGGCGGCGAAGCTTTGGCGGCAGCGCTTCGCTGGGCCGATGCGCAGCTGAACAGCAAGCTCTGCTGCATCATCGCGCCGGAAAACGAACCCTCGCTCCGCCTCGCTGCGCGCCATGGTTTCGCCGAAACGCGGCGCGCCGATTATCACGGCAGCGAAACGGTAGTGCTGGAGCGGCCTGCGCCGGGCGGCTGA
- a CDS encoding SDR family NAD(P)-dependent oxidoreductase, translated as MDQQPQTLSGKVALITGAAGAIGTATAALMAARGAKIVAVDIEGADTAALEKAVPGEQLKIVTADVTDEASVRDYVKVTREAFGGRIDIFHNNAGIEGPVKPIGDYPLDDFKKVFDVNVNGVFLGLKHVVPVMLEQGSGAIVNSSSVAGLSGAPGMSGYNASKHAVLGLTRVVALEVAGKGVRCNCINPGPIDSRMMDSLDKGGDTTQEAREKGVPEGRYGRPEEVARLVAFLASDDAEYINGAFHSIDGALHVST; from the coding sequence ATGGACCAGCAGCCCCAGACTCTTAGCGGCAAGGTCGCACTCATCACCGGCGCGGCGGGCGCGATCGGCACCGCCACCGCGGCGCTGATGGCCGCGCGCGGCGCGAAAATCGTCGCGGTCGATATCGAAGGCGCGGACACCGCGGCGCTGGAAAAGGCCGTGCCGGGCGAACAGCTCAAGATCGTGACCGCGGATGTCACCGACGAGGCTTCGGTGCGCGATTATGTGAAGGTTACGCGCGAAGCCTTTGGCGGGCGGATCGACATCTTCCACAACAATGCCGGGATCGAGGGGCCGGTAAAGCCCATCGGCGATTATCCGCTCGACGATTTCAAGAAGGTATTCGACGTCAATGTGAACGGCGTGTTCCTGGGCCTGAAGCATGTCGTGCCCGTGATGCTGGAACAGGGATCAGGCGCGATCGTGAACAGTTCCAGCGTGGCCGGGCTCAGCGGAGCGCCGGGCATGAGCGGGTACAACGCCTCGAAGCACGCCGTGCTCGGCCTTACCCGCGTGGTGGCGCTGGAAGTGGCGGGCAAGGGAGTGCGCTGCAACTGCATCAATCCCGGGCCGATCGACAGCCGCATGATGGATTCGCTCGACAAGGGCGGGGATACGACGCAGGAAGCGCGCGAAAAAGGCGTGCCCGAGGGCCGCTATGGCCGCCCCGAAGAGGTGGCGCGGCTGGTGGCTTTCCTCGCGTCGGACGATGCGGAATATATCAACGGCGCGTTCCATTCGATCGACGGCGCGCTGCACGTTTCGACCTGA
- a CDS encoding pyridoxamine 5'-phosphate oxidase family protein, producing the protein MDSKEIVEKFWKALDKSPFVMIGIPAQNAHSEPMTAQFDDDIPNSLFFFAGKDNRLATGLVSHPEAMVEFSGKGHDFFASVSGTLSVSDDRDLIDKFWSNAIEAWFDGGKDDPNLTLLRFDMKNAEMWEADLSAANKLKMLFGGDINYGDPKEKHVETTM; encoded by the coding sequence ATGGACAGCAAGGAAATCGTCGAAAAATTCTGGAAAGCGCTCGACAAGAGCCCGTTCGTCATGATCGGTATTCCCGCGCAGAATGCGCATTCGGAGCCGATGACCGCACAGTTCGACGACGACATCCCGAATTCGCTGTTCTTCTTCGCCGGCAAGGACAATCGCCTGGCAACCGGCCTCGTCTCCCACCCCGAAGCGATGGTGGAATTTTCCGGCAAGGGCCATGATTTCTTCGCCTCGGTCAGCGGCACGCTGTCCGTCAGCGACGATCGCGACCTGATCGACAAGTTCTGGTCCAACGCGATCGAAGCCTGGTTCGATGGCGGCAAGGACGATCCGAACCTTACCCTGCTGCGCTTCGACATGAAGAATGCCGAAATGTGGGAAGCCGATCTTTCGGCGGCGAACAAGCTGAAGATGCTGTTCGGCGGCGACATCAATTATGGCGATCCCAAGGAAAAGCACGTCGAAACGACGATGTAA